The genome window CGTGCGGGTAGCCTACCCTGCATCATCCTCTCGCCTCGCTCTCACTGGGAAGTGACTGTATTTCCCCCGTTGTCTTCCACCCGGGCCGCCCGGGCGCAGCGGCCCGGCCCGCCCGCTGACGTCACCttccagccccgccccctccagggTCCCGGGCCCTTGCAGCGGGGGCTGCCCCGGGGGGAGTCAGTTGAGGCGGCGGGAGCTCGGCGGAGGGCGGGCCAGGTGACTGGTCCGGGCCATGCCGAGGAAGAAGCCTTTCAGCgtgaagcagaagaaaaagcaGTTGCAGGACAAGCGGGAGCGGAAGCGAGGTCAGTGCGGGAGccagaggagggggcggggctcgGACTCCCGCACATCTGGAAGGAGGGGTGTGCCCGCCTCACCTCTGGGAGGCGTGGGAGGGGGTGGCGGCCGCGTGCCGACGCGCGTGGGCGACCGCGAAGGGGAttccctcaccccagccccctaCATCtggaaggggtggggaaggatggagagttgggggaggggaatCCCTCCAGCTCCAACGGGGCGCCATCCCCgcagatccctggaggaggagtgcCTCCCCCCACGCACATCCGGGAGGGTCCTGGGCAGAGTAGGTGGGAGGGCCCGGTCTCAAAAGAAGTGCGGTGGTGTGGGGAGGAGCCAGGCCGACCGGGGAGGGGGTCTTTTGGCCCCTGAGAACTGGCCAGCACTGGCGTCACCGGCTCCTCCCCGCAGGGCTTCAAGATGGGCTGCGATCCAGTTCCAACAGCCGCAGCGGGAGCCGAGAGAGGCGGGAGGAGCAGACCGACACCTCGGACGGGGAGTCTGTGACCCATCACATCCGCAGGCTCAACCAGCAACCTTCCCAAGGGCTGGGCCCGCGAGGCTATGACCCAAATCGGTGAGAGTGGGCGGGGGGCTCTGGCCCAGGTTTCCCCGCCTACCCGGAAGTCAGAGCGTTGGGGGAAAAGCGGGCTGCTGCTGGTGGAGGCTTGAAACTGGAGATGGGGGGAGGGCTGGGATGCCACGGTTCTCAGCGGGCCGCTGGGGCGCAAGGGAAGCTTGTGGAGCGGGCCACAATCTTCCCTTCCGCAGAGCCTGGAGAGAGTTTGGCTTTTTCTGGACGAAACTTAGGGGAAGGCCTGTTGTTGCACGAAAGAGATTTGGGGGAGGGCCGACTGAAGCGAGACTTGAAGTCTGGAGAGAAGAGTTTGTGGCCAAGGATTGCGATGGATGCTGTGGTCCCTTCTCTGTTAGATACCGGCTGCATTTTGAGCGAGACAGCCGGGAGGAagtggagaggagaaagagagctgCCCGGGAGCAAGTGCTACAGCCCGTCAGTGCGGAGCTGCTGGAGCTGGACATCCGGGAGGTCTACCAGCCCGGCTCTGGTGAGGGAGAGCTCAGCGCCTGGATGCTTGGGATAGGCAGTGGGCTGGGGAAAGGAGTTTGTAAGAATAAGAGCCGACTGGGAGGAAGAAGAGGTCTGGGAGACAAGCACCCTTGAGTCTTGAAACTATCTCAAAACTTATTTGGACTTTTTCTTGATTACTCAGTCCTGGACTTTCCCCGACGTCCTCCTTGGAGCTATGAGATGTCTAAGGAGCAACTGATGAGCCAGGAGGAACGGAGCTTCCAGGAGTATCTTGGGAAGATTCATGGGGCTTACACCTCTGAGAAACTCAGCTACTTTGAGCACAATCTGGAGGTGAGAATTGAGTGGGGACAGGAGTGGGCATAGTCACCCATGGCCAGTTGGTTTGAGTCAGGCTGCAGAGTGACTCTGGGCTCAAGTTCTCTTCCATTGATACTGTCTTTTCAGACATGGAGGCAGCTGTGGCGAGTGTTAGAGATGTCTGATATTGTTCTGCTGATTACTGATATCCGACATCCAGTGAGTCCTGGGATGAGGGTGGgcaaggggctggagggagggaggttctTGTGGGGTAAAAGGCAGGGGCAGTAGTTGGGAGACAGAGAGGTAATCCCTTCCATTCCAGTCTCCTCTACACTGCTGAAGTCTGCAGTCGGGAACTCAGTCTTTATTCATCAGTGTCAGAGCCTGTCACTCCTCCTCTGGCCAACTGCCTCTCCTGTTCTTTAATCCTTTGATGGAAAACTATTCCTGTTTCCTAGCACATCAGGGCTAATAGGAAGTCTCAGTGTGGCgctccagggaagcctgtgaagtgggcttccctgccATATGTGTCACTACAGAACTCAGCCTCACTTGGGATGCTAGGGTAAGTGGTTAAGGCTCTAGACATGCTGCTGGACGGCTCTCCTGTGATCTGGCTGTGCTACTTCACTGTTGTTCTCCAGCGGGGGAAAGGGAGGTCTGAAGTCTgtgtggacatttaggttggagGTCCttaacatgtacacatacactcCTACATACTCGGAGACATACGTGTGCATTCACACACTCAAACAGCTACACGTGCTCAATGCAAACCTCACACGTGCATGCCGACACATAAGCTTGTGTACACATGTAGACAGATGTGTGTAAAAATAGATATTAATTTCTCTCCTAGCCCTCATCCCTGTGAGTGATCCTAGCATTTACCCCCGATTGCTAGGTCCGTCTCCTTGTTTTTAGCTAGTTACCATCCCTAATCAGGCCCCAGGGAATGCCCAGAAACAAACATATAGGTGATGCCCACCGCTGCTGTCTCCCTAGTTCAGTTTGGCTGATCTGTCCTTGTTACCCCAGGATCTGCTACCGCCAGGGTCTTCTCTCCAAGCTGTGCCTGCTGAGTAGGGTGCTGCAGGCAGAGAGCTCTGGGTTGACCTTGCATCACTCCCTCCTCTTACATCCTGTTCCAGGTTGTGAATTTCCCACCAGCACTTTACGAGTACGTGACTGGAGAGCTTGGGCTGGCCCTGGTGCTTGTCCTGAACAAGGTGGATCTGGCCCCGCCAGCTCTCGTGGTTGCCTGGAAGCATTATTTTCATCAACACTATCCCCAGCTCCACATTGTCCTTTTCACCTCTTTCCCTCGGGATCCCCGCACCCCACAGGACCCTAGCAGCGGTGAGTGGGCAGTGAGGAGGGCAGTGTGGGAGATgtgggggggagggcaggggacaaAAGGGAGGACCTGATCTGGGGTCTGAGGATGGTGGGAGAGAGGGGGCACCTGAGCCCCGTGGGGTGAGCTCATGCTTTTGCACCCTCTGATCTCAGTCTTGAAGAAGAGTCGGAGGCGGGGAAGAGGATGGACTCGGGCTCTGGGGCCAGAGCAGCTGCTGAGAGCCTGTGAAGCCATCACTGCAGGGAAAGGTATGTGCCCCTTCGAGGGGAGGCATGGGGGCCAGTGGTGGGTACCCAGGGCCCCAAATCATTTTGCTTACCTTCCCTCGGCtgactgccttcagtcttgctgGTGCGTTTTAGAAACTCAGAAATGCACCCAATTCCAGGGTGGGGTCAAGCGAAGGCGGGGGAGGTTGCTGTTATGCAGCTTGGCTCTGCGAGATCCAGAGGGCGCCACACCTTGGCTGTGCAGAGCACGGTCTCCGCCGTTGTGGACGCGGCCCTGAGGGAAccacctcctctttctccttccctgcaCAGTGGACCTGAGCAGCTGGCGGGAGAAGATTGCCCGGGATGTGGCCGGGGCCACCTGGGGTAACGGCtccggggaggaggaggaagaggaggacggGCCGGCTGTCCTGGTGGAGCAGCAGACTGACTCAGCGTTGGAGCCGACGGGCCCCACTCGGGAGCGCTACAAGGACGGGGTGGTGACCATCGGCTGTGTGGGTAAGGAAGTAGCAGCTGCTTAGGAGGCACAGGGTTTCAGTATGTGGGAAATAGAGAAGGTGGTCAGGTCCCTTTAGGCTCCAGGGTCTCTGAGGCCAGAGGACGCTGTCTGCTATGGCAGAATGATCACAGGACACATGAGTTAAGTTTGCCTTCTCAGCTTATTGATCTCGAGCAAGGTATCTACCAACTCTCAGTCTCAGTGACTCTGATTTGAAAAATGAGGACAGTGATGCTCAGTTAAAAGAATGGATGGGAGGAAATGGGAGAAGAGTGTAGAGAGAGCTTAACAAAGTCTGACAAATTGTGATAGTAGTAATAACAATTGTTAAAATTGTGTGATGCTTGCTGTGAAGTGGTCACTGTTATGTAACTTACATATTAAGTTTTTTAGTTGTAGTAATTAGTCCatcataaatcatagcaagagcTTAGCAAGTGTCAGGTTCTTTCTTGGTCTTAACTCTTCTAGTCTATTGTAAAGAGAATCTTCTCTTAATTCAGAGCTTTGTCTCTGCTCTCAGTGGGGGATAAAGGAATGTAAATGGTAGGGATGAGCGAGACAAAGCAGAGAGTGTGGTCAGAGGCAGTCTCAGTCTAGGGAAGAGGTGAGACTTGCTCAgaacagaggcagagatggggagaTAGGTCAGGATGTAATTTGAAGGTAGAAAACAGGAGATTGCTGAGGAGTTGCACTTGGGTTGCGtaagagaaagcaaagaataaagaaGGACTTACAAAGTTTTATACTGAGCAGTGGGAACACTGAGGTAGGAAGACTGGGAGAGGAGCAGATTTGGAGGGATTGGGGAAGGGAATCAAATTAAGTTTGAGAGTCTTTTTAAATATCCCAGGTGGAGACGCTGACTAGGCAGTGGGCCAAGAGCTTAGAGGAGAGGACTGGAGATTTGAATTTGAATGAGATTTAAACTTGGGAAGCCAGTAGTGGACATAAATGGTGATTAAAGCCATGGGGTGGGATGAGATGTGGGAGAGGAGATAGATGGAGAAGAGACTATGCTAGTATTTAGAGGCTGGGCAAAGGAGAACGAAATCAAGAGTATTCCAGCAGGCAAATGAAGAAAGtttggagaggagaggagggctcAGTCGTGTTGACTGTTGCTGACAGGTCAACAGCGGTAAGAACAGAGACTTGCTCAGCAAGTTGGGCAACATGGAGATCAGAGGTTTCAGTGGGTGGAGAAGAGAAAGCCAGATTAGGATGGCGGACGAGAGGATGGGCAATGACATGGTGATGTTGTATGAGAAAGGAGCTACAACAGCATCCGTACTGTACAATCCCATTTGTGTAAGGGTCCAAAGCTGTAGAACTGAACTGCACCAACCATTCAGGATTCACAGGCCatagaagtgaaaggaaagtgaagaagcagaATTCTGTACCCCTGGGGATCAGGCTTCCAGGAGCACAGGGAGAGGGTTATGATCAAGAAGGAACGGATGGGGCCTCTGAGGAAGTGAGTCACTCTGGGCTCAGGGGTGGGTGATGTGGGGATTCATCAGGCCTGcttatgttttacatattttgtgtgtgtgttataattTATAGTCTCAAAGAAGATGGCGTGAAGAAGTGGTGACAAAAAATAGACAAGTCTTAAGGAGTTTTACTATAAAGGGGACAGAAGAATGGGGTTGTCAAAGGAGAGTTGTCCCGCCAGCCCCTTTCGAGAGGAGATACAATCAAGGATCCCATGGCTATGGAGGGCTAACTGTACTGttgcattttatataagggacctGAGCCTCCCTGGAGTTCGGTACCTGTGGATACCAAGGACCAGCTGCGCTTGAGTGTGTTGTAAAGAGAGCACAGTCAGCACCAGGGTGCATCTTTGCCCAGCCTCAGTCAGCCGCTGACCAGGCAGAGTTGCATTTTACGAGGTTGGAGTTTTGCCAGATAACTAAGAAGTAGGGGAGAGGCAGGGCCAGGGAGTTGAAGCTCCTTGAAAGGGACTGGCTGTTGCGCTGGACCATGGAATCTAAGTTGAGTAAGAAGGGAGGTGAGGGCATGAGCCCATGTTGGTCAGGGTCAGAGGCTCATTGGAATAGAGGATCCAGAATAAGTGAGCTGGAAAGGTGAGGTGTCTGGGCAGAGAGAGAGGTGCTTGTAGGTGGGATTTGGAAGGTGTGAAGTGACAGGCCCAGGGTAAGACCACAGAAGGGGGTGGAGGAAACCTCTGGGAGATCCTGGCGCTGGGAGGCCAGAGCCTGGTTTGTAACTTTTGACGTTGTACCGCTTTTGTCCTTTCTTTCTGTGCCTTAGTCTCCCATTCATCTATAGCTACAGCACCGTGTCTTACCTGTCACAGAGTAAGGATCTTGTCAGTGTTAATTTTCCTTGTCTTCCTTAGGTTTCCCCAATGTGGGCAAGTCCTCGCTGATTAACGGGCTGGTAGGCCGGAAGGTTGTGAGTGTCTCCAGAACCCCGGGCCACACCCGATACTTTCAGACCTACTTTCTCACTCCCTCCGTGAAGCTCTGTGACTGTCCTGGCCTTATATTTCCCTCGCTTCTGCCCAGGCAGTTGCAGGTACAAGGGCAGAGGGGCCAGcagtggggagaaggcaggagaTAGAGGCAGGTGCTGAGTGCTCTTACCTCCCCTCAGGTCCTGGCAGGGATCTACCCTATCGCCCAGATCCAGGAGCCATACACCGCCGTGGGCTACCTGGCCTCCCGGATCCCCGTGCAGGCCCTGCTCCATCTGCGCCACCCAGAGGCCGAGGACCCTTCCGCAGAACACCCCTGGTGTGCCTGGGACATCTGTGAAGGTGGGCTCCATatgcctggctttcctccccTGGCCCTGTCTCCTCTCCTGTTCTTCCTCAGAGGTCCTGCCATCGTGATGGGGCAGCTGGCTGGTCACCCATAGACTCATGTCTCAGGGCCAGCAAGATCTCGGGCCTGGAATAATCTGGGGGAAACTGGAAGGACTGTATTAGGGGTGTGGGATGATGGTGACTGGGCTCGGTTGATGGTCTTCCATCCccatccttctctccctccagccTGGGCAGAGAAACGTGGTTACAAGACAGCCAAGGCAGCCCGAAACGATGTGTACAGAGCGGCCAACAGCCTCCTGCGGCTGGCGTTGGATGGCCGCCTCAGCCTGTGTTTTCATCCCCCGGGCTACAATGAGCAGAAAGGTCAGTCAGCTGGTgatcctccccagcccctgctgtAGGAGAGGCAGGAGGGTGTGGGCTTGTGGCCACACTGTGTGAGGATTCGGATTCTGCCCCCATCGGCCAGCTCCGTGTGACTAAGCAGGTCTGAGATGACTTTAACGATCTACAAAACCCCTGGCAAGGAGGTGGTCAAGATGGGAGTTAATGTGTGCAAAGCTTCTGTTCTGCACGCAGCACAGGAGagggtgaatgaatgagtgaacaaatgaatgccAGCAGCTATAAAAATGGTTGTTATTCTTAGTCTTTGCCTCTTCCCCATCTTTGCCTGGCATTAGTGTCTTGCTCAAAACTCTTCCcccattctttttctgttttggttccCCAGGCACCTGGGAGTCCCATCCAGAGACCATGGAGCTGGTGGTTTTGCAGGGCAGGGTGGGGCCAGCGGgtgacgaggaggaggaggaagaggaagagctgAGCAGCTCctgtgaggaggagggagaggaggaccGGGATGCGGatgaggagggggaaggggatgAGGACACCCCAACCTCGGCTCCAGGGTCCAGCCTGGCCGCCCGAAACCCTTATGCCCTGCTGGGCGAGGACGAGTGCTGAGTCCCTGCCCTACtccatctccccacctccccaataTCTTTGCTTTTGGACTGACCCGGGGGTCTCTCCCGTCTGCCGCCCCAGTTGTGAATAAAGATTGTCTGCTTTGTAGCCCCTTCCCTAGATGGACTGAGGTGAGAGCAGCTGTCTCAGGCTGACAGCTGTGGGAGGCTGGctgctcttccttctcttttcgtgcattctctttgcaaaagAAGAGTTCTCTTAGGAGTTAATTCAGTGGGTTCTGAGGCCCAACACTGCTCCCTCTGCTCACTCTCCCACTTGTACCTTAGGAAATGTGTCATCAACTTGGGGAGGGGAGGTCACTTCAGGCTTCTGAGGCCTGGTCAAAATCCAGTCCCCTTTGGGAATTTGTGCTGGTCCCTCTGGTGTTGTAACAACCCCTGTGCGCCCCCTGCTGTCAGTCCTGGGTTATACCAGGAACTTCtgggagaagcagcagcaagAGATGTCACAGCTGATGTCTCCAAGTGAGATTTTTTTAACAGGATTTAttcaaattcaacaaatatttactgaggtcTCACTGTGTGTCTAGACTTATGCTAAGCACTGAGCATATAAAGCTGCACAAACAGGCCTGACCTAAATATACAGACTGGCCGTGATCGAGACCTCATTAATCAGGCACCCAACTTTTTGGATTAAGATGGGTGTATAATGTTCTCCAAATCCTTAGGGCTCGCACGGTATAATTCTAGAACTTCCTGTTGGTGGAGATACTTAGCTAAGACTTGATGCTTgtgaaaatgttaattaaatgtgTACGAGTAGTCTTAATTACTGGCAAACAAATAGGGTGCACATTTATGATCTGAGCAGAAGAACCCTGTAAGTGCAGAATTAAGTCTCATTATAGAGCTTTAACACTAAGGGTGTACTAGATTCATATGGGAGGGCACACAACCAGCCTCCTGAATCCCACTTACCCTGGTTTGGGATGGAGCCAAGGAGACCCAGTGCACAGTCTGGGCTGTCTTACGATAGTAGGTGCAGTTCAGCAGAGGTCAGCTCTTCTGTGAGGCAGGGTGCTTTAGGCCTTGCTGTACATCTCCCTTGATAAGCAAGCAGCTGGACTCCTAGATTTCATtcttggagaaaaggaagaatgggCTTTGGTTCACTGGCTGCCACAATGCTGTCTGGGTTGGGTGGTAGCAAAAAGCGTTGTTTGATAGGTTAGCCGTCAGGGGTAGGggtgaggagaagagggcgtaTGATTCCTCTCTCTAAAACGTTCTGTTCAGGTTCTGGGTCTCAGGCTGCTTTTCATTCCAGCAGAGACCCAGTCACCCCAGGAGCAAAAGAGGCTGAGGTGAAGTGGACCATATTTGGGTCATTTCTTccagctccctcctcctctgGTCCCAGTGAGGACATAAGCCCTGGAATTTGCATTCCAGTGCAGTTTAAATACAGCATGTGAATGTGTGCAAAAGTTGCCCACAATGTGCTGTAGAAGAGACAAGGTTTCAGTGGAGAGAAAAACCCACCTGTCTCCCATCTTGCACTTTGTACCCTCAGGGCTAGGTCTGTTGACAGAAAAAGGGGGACCCTTACTGAGCATCCTGTGAAGGTTCGTAatggtcagggaagcccaggggactTCTCTACTgctggaggtgggatggggacaTCAGAATTGTCTCAAAAAGtggagaaaagtgagaaaaatcagAATTCTATTTATACCCTTGTCTCTGCGCCACTTCTCTTCACTTGTCTTTATCTTGTTCTGTCTCATGAGTTTCACCAGGAGCATTTGGGAGATCTGGGGGTGGAGGTGAAAGTTGAGACCTGATGCTGGAGGGGAAGCCAAGAAAGAGGGTTTTTATGCTGAAGACCTGGACGGAAGCAGCGCTAACATCCCTAAGGGGCTAGAGATGACAAATGATTCTTCCCAATCAGTACTCACTCTGTGGGAAAGTAACACTGGGAAAAGAACTATCTTAGCAACAAACAGATTTGGGAGGAGAAGGATAAATAATAACCCAATACCAGTGCCTGAGGTTGAAACTGACTAAAAGGGGACAAAGGAAACCAGGGATCCAGTTCTGAAATACCCAGGACTCCTGTCCTCACCCCCTCCTGGGACATATCCACTCTGGAGACACTTGATGTGGAGGTCTCGGGCTCTGGGAGTGCACAGCTGGCCAGTCTCTTCTCTTGATGGCCAGAAGCTAGTGCTTCTTATTCATGCTGCAATTCCATTTAGATGTTGAGCAACTTCTGAGCTTCCCTTTTTCTAGACTGAGTTCCAGTCATGGTTCTGGGACAAAGTAGCTGTGTGTGGTCCAGAGTAGTTCATTGATACAATCAACAAAATTGGTTGAAAACAATGTGTGTCAGGCATGCTGAGTTCTGGGACAAAAACACTGAGTGAGGCATAGACCTTACCCTCCAAGAACAGAACAGCCAGACACTAATGATACAACTCCATAGCACCAtgtaaattacaaaaaaaaaaaaaaaaaattgctgtacATGAGTATTGAATTATAACTAAGTAAGGTGGCTGGAACTATAATCACCCCAAGAATCCATTCACCAATCGAACATTTGTCCATTTGTCAACAATTACTATTTGCCAGTCACTGCTAAGTGGTAAGTGATACAGAATTAGTCCTTTTGGAGCTCACAATTTATTGGAATATGAAAACAATTTAATAATTACCCCAAAAGTGTGATAAGTGCTGTGCGAAGGGTGGTACAGGGTTCTGTGGGGTAGTGGTGGCTTCATGTAGAAGGGTCTTGTGATGCTCCTCAGAAAGAAGTGGAGGACAGAGCTAGAAACTGTGATTGTATAGCAAGTTATAtaagactgggggaaaaaaaaatcagtggtctgtggtaaagaattgctGTGGGAACACCCAACAGGGGCCAGTCTTGGTGAGTCAGAGAACGTCTCCTAGAGGGACAGAGGTCCAAGCTGAGGCCTGAAAACTCAGCAGGAGTTAAGGAGTTAGGGAAAGAGCATTCCAGAGGGGACAGCAAAGGATAGGAACAAGCGCGTGACAGTCTGGAAGGCGGACTGGTTCAGCATGGCTGGGGCAGAGGGTGCAAGGGGGAAGGTGAAGCTGGAGAGGTAGGCTTGGGTGAGCTCTTGCTGGGCCTCGTCAGCCTTGCTAAAGATGAAGGCTTTATCCAGAGGGGCATTGAAGAACTTCAAGCCTAAGACCAAGAAGGAGAGATTTGTGCCTTAATGTCAGTTCGGTTGCACTGCAGAGACTGGtttggaaaagggagaga of Cervus canadensis isolate Bull #8, Minnesota chromosome 28, ASM1932006v1, whole genome shotgun sequence contains these proteins:
- the GNL1 gene encoding guanine nucleotide-binding protein-like 1; translated protein: MPRKKPFSVKQKKKQLQDKRERKRGLQDGLRSSSNSRSGSRERREEQTDTSDGESVTHHIRRLNQQPSQGLGPRGYDPNRYRLHFERDSREEVERRKRAAREQVLQPVSAELLELDIREVYQPGSVLDFPRRPPWSYEMSKEQLMSQEERSFQEYLGKIHGAYTSEKLSYFEHNLETWRQLWRVLEMSDIVLLITDIRHPVVNFPPALYEYVTGELGLALVLVLNKVDLAPPALVVAWKHYFHQHYPQLHIVLFTSFPRDPRTPQDPSSVLKKSRRRGRGWTRALGPEQLLRACEAITAGKVDLSSWREKIARDVAGATWGNGSGEEEEEEDGPAVLVEQQTDSALEPTGPTRERYKDGVVTIGCVGFPNVGKSSLINGLVGRKVVSVSRTPGHTRYFQTYFLTPSVKLCDCPGLIFPSLLPRQLQVLAGIYPIAQIQEPYTAVGYLASRIPVQALLHLRHPEAEDPSAEHPWCAWDICEAWAEKRGYKTAKAARNDVYRAANSLLRLALDGRLSLCFHPPGYNEQKGTWESHPETMELVVLQGRVGPAGDEEEEEEEELSSSCEEEGEEDRDADEEGEGDEDTPTSAPGSSLAARNPYALLGEDEC